The following coding sequences lie in one Micromonospora sp. R77 genomic window:
- a CDS encoding RyR domain-containing protein, with the protein MTDPVAGSSRAAGWWLRILFGVIGLAALVLGYVGFARLLRIRPDLVHDTYDVLYYDLQLFVFGAEPFQNPGPYPWQLQVARFAAPLFTLLAVAEAGRLLLAAESRRLRARRARDHVLVCGDSQFAHMLADRLFADGERVVVVRAKAFGPLEFRARRYLGVIGDPTSPQVLRGAGLPRAHTIYACSDDDDSNYAIANTASRLIRDGRPPPRVYVLVHESEVCLSLQARRLGAAGASRLRLDYFHVDDVAARALHRHHPLPRAAGRPTRVLIAGTGAFRRALLLETARHWRARRAELAEGHAVPPLRVDLVAPDAAAELAAAATRYPFMTTVCQLTAHDLDLDGVVGPGRLGADRYDRIYICVPDERRGVRFVLDSPALWQRTETAVFVPVYRQAALAAAFHGDHRHDLLDEVHGKVRLYPVLTHACDARLIADDLTERLARLIHERYLEAQQRAGVRPGDAPAMVDWSRLPESLRRANRAHVQDIAAKLLNLGCVVAPRHGGTGDASAAAQAIDDRIEELARLEHERWCRERRGEGWAYGERRDDGQRRHPALRPWDELPPDLQERNREEIRALPDVLSDSGFELIRLAPAVPGQRRGPGDAG; encoded by the coding sequence ATGACAGACCCGGTCGCCGGCTCGTCCCGCGCGGCCGGCTGGTGGCTGAGGATCCTCTTCGGGGTCATCGGGCTGGCCGCTCTCGTTCTCGGCTACGTCGGGTTCGCGCGCCTGCTGCGGATCCGGCCGGATCTCGTCCACGACACCTACGACGTGCTCTACTACGACCTGCAACTGTTCGTCTTCGGTGCCGAGCCCTTCCAGAACCCGGGCCCCTACCCGTGGCAGCTGCAGGTCGCCCGGTTCGCCGCCCCGCTGTTCACCCTGCTGGCCGTGGCCGAGGCCGGCCGGCTGCTGCTGGCCGCCGAGAGCCGCCGCCTGCGCGCCCGGCGGGCCCGGGACCACGTGCTGGTCTGCGGCGACTCCCAGTTCGCCCACATGCTCGCGGACCGGCTCTTCGCCGACGGGGAACGCGTGGTCGTGGTGCGCGCGAAGGCCTTCGGTCCGCTGGAGTTCCGCGCCCGCCGGTATCTCGGCGTCATCGGCGATCCGACCAGCCCGCAGGTGCTGCGCGGCGCCGGACTGCCCCGGGCCCACACCATCTACGCCTGCAGCGACGACGACGACAGCAACTACGCCATCGCCAACACCGCCAGCCGGCTGATCCGGGACGGGCGGCCGCCACCGCGCGTCTACGTGCTGGTCCACGAATCCGAGGTGTGCCTGTCACTGCAGGCGCGACGGCTCGGCGCGGCCGGGGCCAGTCGGCTGCGGTTGGACTACTTCCACGTCGACGACGTGGCCGCCCGCGCGCTGCACCGGCACCACCCGCTGCCCCGCGCGGCCGGCCGACCCACCCGGGTGCTCATCGCCGGCACCGGCGCCTTCCGCCGGGCTCTCCTGCTGGAGACCGCCCGGCACTGGCGGGCCCGCCGCGCCGAGCTGGCCGAGGGGCACGCCGTACCGCCGCTGCGGGTGGACCTGGTGGCCCCCGACGCCGCCGCCGAGCTCGCCGCCGCGGCGACGCGCTACCCGTTCATGACCACCGTCTGCCAGCTCACCGCGCACGACCTGGACCTCGACGGCGTCGTCGGACCGGGCCGGCTCGGCGCCGACCGCTACGACCGCATCTACATCTGCGTGCCGGACGAGCGCCGGGGCGTGCGGTTCGTGCTGGACTCGCCGGCCCTCTGGCAGCGCACCGAGACCGCCGTCTTCGTGCCGGTCTACCGCCAGGCCGCCCTCGCCGCCGCCTTCCACGGCGACCACCGCCACGACCTGCTCGACGAGGTGCACGGAAAGGTCCGCCTCTATCCGGTGCTGACCCATGCCTGCGACGCCCGGCTGATCGCCGACGACCTCACCGAGCGGCTGGCCCGGCTCATCCACGAGCGATACCTGGAGGCCCAGCAGCGGGCCGGGGTGCGCCCCGGCGACGCCCCGGCGATGGTGGACTGGTCGCGGCTGCCCGAGTCGCTGCGGCGGGCCAACCGGGCCCATGTCCAGGACATCGCCGCCAAGCTGCTGAATCTCGGCTGCGTCGTGGCGCCCCGGCACGGCGGCACCGGCGACGCGTCCGCCGCCGCGCAGGCCATCGACGACCGGATCGAGGAACTCGCCCGCCTGGAGCACGAACGGTGGTGCCGGGAACGACGCGGCGAGGGCTGGGCGTACGGCGAGCGCCGTGACGACGGCCAGCGGCGGCATCCCGCCCTGCGCCCCTGGGACGAGTTGCCCCCGGACCTGCAGGAGCGCAACCGCGAGGAGATCCGGGCGCTGCCCGACGTGCTCTCCGACAGCGGGTTCGAGCTCATCCGGCTGGCGCCCGCGGTGCCCGGGCAGCGGAGAGGACCGGGGGATGCCGGCTGA